CGAAGTGTACACatttcaaaattacatttaaatggttaAAGTAGCATTTCCattaaaaacattccgctcaagtagctttaaaaatatttaaaggaacattacagaattatcgagaaaaaacttgtctaacgtcacagatttacatataacttacatggtctaatgataacgatagtagaaaacatcccttgaaatatttctgtctgaaatttcatatttgatgaggaaTAAATAAGACTAATTTCCGTttgaagtttatcgctcagtgagcgttttattcactTTTCTTTTAAAACGATATCATGCCAAATGTTCAATCAGTtatcactattttctcctgacccagatggccgatcgatctcaaacttctacaggtgtgtTGGTGCTGATACtgccagcaattgttttgttagcaaaaaccaatttgtTAATGTTCCATCTAAATGACGATGTCTCTTTCAAAGAAGTTGGGGTTTGATATCTTTTTGTAGATGCATTTTTTTACCTTGACATGACTCCCTAtacacatcttcattcacaatgtgaatgaagatgtatgtaatattatttacctgttgaagtttcagcctcattagttgtcaagtttttggaAATCATAGAGCAAAGTTTTTAGGAGAGTCGcataaatctgttgtacatgctaaaataattgttctcTAACTGAGACccgaaattatttttgtgacattgttttactcattctcaaaaactacacatttcagcaagtaatattttaagggaagctttctataaTCATCGttattgtcaaattttgtaagTTTAATCTTGTAAGTAAttttgttgacattgtgttttgtgtctaacaaaaaatacccaaaccctttcttcttttttagaaGTTCTATTCTTAAGTGCACAGACTGTATTGTATGCAACACAGTTTCTTGGTTGTTTGTCCATGGGAGTGTTTGTCTTTCTGTACCTCATTTGCTTTCTTAACTCTCGGTATCACATATGAAGATGAACGAGACGCAGAAGATGCTCTGTATTATTCAGACGGAGTGAGACTGCTTGGACGAGAACTTGAGGTCAAATACTCCGAGGGAGACAGAAAAAGTAAGTTGGAACATCTACTGTGGGATGAGctcagcagggcccaatttcatggagctgcttattGCAGAAAAAACTGCTTAAAATTTCCCTGCTTAGCAATAGGCTTGGGTGTCTAGTGAAACTTACTACTGACTCGACTTGTGTGCTTAAGCTGCTGGATGAAATTGAAACAAGGGGTAGAACTGATTTCATTGATTTTCTTAGGGTTCCAATGCAATAATTGTATAGTGCAAAGAACCTTGACCTTATTTCCCTGGTCTTTGCCATTAAAGCTTTTGACAGTTCTGTATAAATGAAAGATATACTTCACCCACCATTGGAAGAATGAAAACTCCATATGGATTAATCCCAAAATCTACTCCgttgtagtagaatataaagcaagaaaactagatacacacatggtgttaccgcaaaccaaatatatattgatacctcaataatattataataatgaacgttttttatatataataataataataataataataataagacttgtaatgcgcacatatccaccctgctgggtgttcaaggcgcagtaaaaccaaaaacaaaacaaaaacaaaacacaacacaaagaaaaacagacacaacaaaatcagtcattgaaaacctgtgacataagataagttttgagaagagacttgaattttgcggtacaaacacaagatcgaaggttaagtggtagagagttccagatgcgtggcgcggctgaagaaaaagacctgtcaccccatgagtgtcgagacttgggttcaatgaggagaagcatggaacttgatcgaagattccttgatggagtgtaaacttgaagcagttcagaaatatagtggggagccttgccatttagagctttgtggacaatgagcatcagcttgaagatgattcgttgagagatagggagccagtgtagttgtttcagaatatAGCCGGAATTACTATGAAGtcctcatcatgcaatgcctcaaatcccagaTTAATGcatcttattaattttgtttgtacagcTCCAGACCAACTTAGGAGGCAGGCATACAGAGGGCGTGATAGAGGTCGGCGCCGTTCAAGAAGTAGGAGTCCTTACCGACGTCATTCAGCTAGGAGCAGGAGTAGATCTAGAAGTTGCTCACCACAAATGTAAGCCGTCATGATTATTCATCAATTTTAAACTAAGCGAAATTTGATTTATACTTTGGTTCATGCATCCCAtgatcagggctcaatttcatagagctgctaagcagtaGCACAAAAATTTCCCTAGCATGttatttttgccttgataaaaacaggattaccaaccaaatttccatttgttgcatattgcttgttactggtattcagttgttgtttgctcatcctgaaaatcacgcagacatttgtttggtaatcctgttttaatcaaggcaaaaatttcattctaagcaaatttttgtgcttagcagctctatgaaattgggccctggtgctgGTCTTTGGGGTGCCATGATGGATGCATCTGCTCTCATGAATCACCTTAGCTCTCCGTCCTGCCATCGGACCTTAGGGCGACACTAACTCCAGTCCTAAGCTACGACGATTTCAGTTCCGTAACCATACAAGTTATGTCACATTAAACCCATCTTAAGTTTGGTGAAAGTTTAATCCTAATCTAAGACGGATGCCCAGATATGATGATGTAACACAGTGTTTTTGCACGCCATATGACTTGGTTGCAAAATCAACCTTTTGACCTTGTTGCTCAAGCACAATGATTTGTTCTTTTGAAATCATagttaaaaacccatttgtGTACTTCACCCAGTTAATTATTTATAATCTGCTTGTGTATTTCTTTTTCTCTGCATTTTGCGCAATTCATACAGACAGTTGCTTTAAACGTAGTTGTCAAGACAAACATGATCAAACACATTGTTTGAATTATCTTTTCTGTTTCACGCTATAAACGTCTGTTATTATTAAGATCATTCCTTTTGTCTGAGACGATAATTTGAATTTGGATTAATAATGTATTAAGTAATATCCAATTCGTTTTATTTATAGCCATAACAGACGACATCACTCCAGGAGTCGTCCAACACGAAGCAAAAGCCGTTCACGTAGTAGTTCTCCAGATAGGTAGGTTGcactttttgttttggaaaacattttcacaaaccCATACTATCCCCTGGAACCTTTCAAACGTTGATGGAACTTGCTTACTAAAAGGTTACCATTAGCTGAGAGTTGTACACTGCGCATATCGCATGTGTTTCTCTGTcatttgtcatcaaagatggcagtcaatgacgtcatgtgcaatctgCCGATTACAAAGTTGAGCTTTTTTCTAATATGCATTGTTTTTCGgataacaaatttatatttgtatacTGCATTCTTTCATggcaatattttgtataaattgtatGTGTGTTTGTATGTATGCATGtttatgtgtatgttttttCCCCTTGGGGGATATCTAAACGTTTCTTGGATTGTTTATTTGCCAAGTTCAATATCCCCAGCATCAGGATTGGACACTGTCACATCTATCCTTCCAATAAATGTCACAACCTTGGTATCACCTTTGACTCCCACATGTCCCACGTCAATCAGATAGAAGCAGTGTCAAAATCAGTCAGATTTCATCTCCGTAACCTTGGCTTCATCCGAAAATATCTCAATCGCACCGCTACGGAACAAATAGTCCATGCATTTATTACATCTCGCTTAGATTTCTGCAATTCCCTACTGTATAACCTCCCGCAACACCAAATTAACAAACTTCAACGCCTACAAAATGCAACTGCTCGCCTCATCACCTTAACCAGACGCTCCACCCATATCACCCCCATCTTAAAGTCCCTCCACTGGCTTCCCATCATCAATCGCATCGCCTTCAAGATCCTCATTCTCGTTTTCCAGTCACTTCAAGGAAATTCACCGGACTACATGACAGACATCATCAGTCGACATCTACCGTCACGTAGCCTTCGTTCAAGCAGCGCCCTGCAACTGACTGTCCCCCGCACCAGTCACTCTTGCTGCTCCCAAACACATGCTGCTCCCAAACTCTGGAACAATCTACCCCTTAAAATTCGTCAGTCTTCTTCTTTGACTGTATTTAAATCCTGCTTAAAAACCCACCTGTTTTCCTCACGTTTTtgtgattaatttgttgttcttttctttttgttagcgcgccatgagcgtcagtcATGGCGGATGCCTTataaattttcattattattattattattattattattattttgtgggTTTTAAGGAAACATTTGGCTTTCTTAgattgtttatatattttaataatgtAGCCAGTGGCATTAGACTTTTAAAGGTTTCTGAGTCAAAGATATTTAGTTGAATTGTTTAATTCCAGGCTTGTGCCATTGCTCATTGTCCACActgttttgttatgttattcctgtattttgttttgttctttttgttaGGTTGGTCCAGATTTTGCTTGTCTCTTGTAGGATGTAAACATTTTGTGAACGTGTCATTCTAGCTTCATTTGCCGAcaatgtgttgtgtttttaaccaaattaaaaaaataaagaaacaaataaataaataaataattaactaaattataataataataatatcatattTTTATGCTCCACTTTTGGTTTTCTTTCCATCTCAGCCGTCGTCGATCCCGCAGTAGGTCTAGGAGTCAAACACGGCGCTGAACACGTCAAGTCATTCAGAGGAAAAACATAAGTTAATACCGGCGACACGAGGAACCCCCGATTAACTTAAGACAATTTTCACATCTttcttaaacgagaacaaaaaaagGGAATCGGATTCCAAGTAGAAACCAAGATGCTATTTTGTAGGGAATTAGTTTTTAGTCTTGGATTGACGAACTCTTGTGCTCCGGCTAGTCGTATTGACTCTTCAAGATTACAAGACTGAGTGAGGATTTTTTAAGCCTTAATGAGATGCGACGCTTGGCCTTTGAGGATCTCGTCACTTCATTCGGAAGGCAGGAACTTGACTTTGTCTTCATTTATCTTGACACTCAAGTTGGTTATGTTTTAGTTAACCAGCGTCTTTAATCATGCATACAGAAGTTGCTTCAAAATGAAGCACTGTGAAGGAGAGCTGATGATCTTAAGGACGTCTTGTACCAGTAGCTTCCACTGCCATTGGACTTTGACTTTGTCTTCAATTATCTTGACACTTAAAAGTGGAAGTCACTTTTGCCTACTTAACGTTTTTCAAACACCACTGCCTGCAAGGATTGGCTATGTTTATGTTTAAGCAGCAACTTAACTCGTGTTAGGCATGCATACACAAGTTACTTCAAGCAGTGTAAAGGAGAGGTGAAGATCTTAAGGACGTCTTGTTCCAGTAGCTTCCATTCCCAAGGGATGTTTTAGGAATTTGATGTGTATTGGGAATCTATGGATGTTTTGAAGGAATTTCTACCAGTATGCAAAGATGTGACAACTGAAACTGTGTCCCGTAGAATTCTTCTGTCGCTCTTGGATGTCTCTCACATCATGCAGATTCAACCAAACTGCAGAACTCTGTTTATCGTCTGTTACGTTCAGGAATGATAACATTTTGTTGCAGTGACTAGATTAATCATAAAGCTTTCACTTTTATAAAgtgcaaaaaataattaatggcccAAGCGGAGTCTTTTTGCAGGCGAAATGAAGGCCAAAGTTTTATATTGTGTTAGTTTGAttaaatttttgtgtttattgaccGTCGTCATAGGAAATGTTGGCTTCCAGAATTGTTAATCCACatgttcttattttttattttatagtgtttaaatattgcatttgtattttgtttgcagtcaTGACATGTagataaattatttgtaatttaaaGTGTTTAATGTTTTCAGATTGTAGAATGTTGGCTTTTTTGTTAGGGATTCCTTGGtagttttttttgcaaaaaaactaAAATCTTTCAGAATTAACAAACTTTACTCACAACATGTTGGACAATAAATAACTAAGTTGgattgatacaaaaataaatacaaacatcgaaaacatgttttttcccttctttaattgcatatttatttaatattattgtgtAAGCACAATACACAAATGGAACTTGGATATACAATTCAAaagctatttttttaaattcagaaGTATGAGTGCATGCGCGGAATGTACCAAGCCTTCTGGAAATAAAAACCCATAACACATCATTTAGACTAGAGCAGATGTAGCAGACATAGTTTTAGAGggtgattcataaatacctcacagtttcgctattcctattggtggagagtgcgtcacgtgggtgtgtataaacctttgtttatgaccagtaaaaagtgctgaaacatgggcgtgacatgcgagcttgcacctgtgcttataagacagtttcttcattcctattggtcgagagcaacaccAGTAACCACCATGGCGCACTGATATTGAAGCAATGCGGTAAACAACTATAAAATCTGCCATATTTACCTGACTTAAGTATCGATAACAGatttctcacacaaacatatacATATGGTTCAACCATGATTTCTTTCTCTACTTGATTGTGCGACAGGTCAAAATGAgacaagaattaaaaaaaaaattgatccctctcatgcaaaaaaaaaaaaaatagtactaTTAACATTACATGGTACTCTGTGGTAACATGACAAACATGGCGGAAGTGTGATAcaggcttaaagggaaggtacactattggtaattatcaaagaccagtttttaaaaatatttttttaaattttttttatatgcaagtcgcctgacacacaaggccttaaggccacttcaaggtgtgggctacaattatttttttccagaggccattgccacctactcctagggctgaaacagggttacccctttcacagtccatacgaatgtaggcttgggtatcttcaattcgaagcctagctggtagagcagaaagcactacctccccaactggtgtatctcaacatatatgcataaaataacaaaaaatttgagcacaaaaggtcatcggagttgtgagaaaatgatgaaagaaaaacacccttgttaggcgaatttgtgtgctttcagatgggaataaaagacttctagctagaagtcttttaatattttagtgagaaattacctctttttcaaaaactatgttacttcagagggagtcgtttcccacaatgttttatactatcaacagctctccaatgctagttaccaattcagtttttaagttaatatttgttttgagtaattaccaaatgtgtaccttccctttaaacattgtttgaacagtttacaaaactgttacataaaaacaaactgaTCATATATTCTTCAGTCATTAACAACGATTCAACAATTCTGCTTTCTCCACATTCTTTACACTCATCTTTTCACATGAAAGAAACTATCAGTATTCAAGATCTACATAAATTAATCCAAAGGCTTACTTATGGCATTTCTAAAACTGTTGTCGTTGGGTCAATGCCCTTGTCACAAATCGTTGTGATCTGATCCTGAATTTAAGATAGTTCTTGGCCAAAATTCCCAGAGAGTTCCTCTTTAATTCTCATCGGATCTTGTGCGTCTCTTCTTCCCTGACGTATCTGTGTCGGTGGAACTTCGACGTGAACGGTCCTCTtcctgtaaacaaagaatcaaaGAATGGCTGTCATTTTGTCATATTTAAAAAGACCCTTGcagtaaaaaaagaagaagctgAATAATGGTCTCTCATGTTCAAAAGCTCGTTAATTCGATAAAAAGGccattaaaaaccaaaaacccCAAGATAAAAGTGCAAATGACCCAGaatttcataaaacaacaaatttgtcaAACTACTGTCCCTAACCAGATcagaaaaacattgcacagCGATAATGCGTTATAATGGTTGAAAAACAAGGACAGCAAAACAAGCTATTTATCTGTTGATAAGATTAACCAGGGATGAAATTGTAACGGTTAATAAGTCATTTGATAGTAGACAACTGGTCAGAATTTCTTGGTTACTTTTCTTTTTATGAGGAAGCCAACCACAATAATGAATTCCTGAAATTAAGGCTGAGCTTTTCCAGCCTGGCAGTGACAGATGGAATTTGAAGTGTAAATGATTCATATTGATGCttgtcttttgatattttgtagtcaggtttgattttgaaaagatGACTTACCACCTGTCCCTGCTTGCCTCTACCCCGCAGCATTTTGGTAGAGTCCGGTTGTTGTACAAGTGCCTGCGTTGACACAAACTCCTGTTTGGACAAAGAAACATAAGAATAGTCATTTTCCCTCAGGTCAAGttaagtcaagtcacaagtcggTGAAATTGGCAACTCGAGTCTGACtcgagttaaagccattatacactttcggaacagaaacacaaaaaaaagttcacagatttacaaataacttacagggtttacagaaggtaatggtaaaagacttctcttgaaatattatctcatgaaatgctttactttttgcgaattcattaaaacaattgtcaattctcaacatcgagaattacggatttatgtaaacacatgtcatgacacggcgaaacgtgcggaaacaagggtgggttttcccgttattttctcccgactccaatgaccgattgagcctaaattttcccaggtatgttattttatatataagttgtgatacacaaagtgtgggcctttggacaataccgtttaccgaaagtgtccaatggctttaagtcaacACCATAGTTTCTCTGTCCCGCTGAGTCACGACATCATAATTCTTACAGGTGTTGGGTGAGATGGAAGATGCACAGGTAGGAATGGGGATTGTGGATATTAAAGAATCTGTCTTCGGTTAGAGCAAAGGGGAGGGTACGTGTTGGGGAAGTATGGTAGTATgcatggaggggggggggaggaataGGGTTGGAAAGCAGGTTGGTTACCTGTTACGTCTGTTCAAATTTAACTGCAGCTTTAAGTATGATGAACGATGTTGTGTTGTTCATAATTTTAGTTGTGGAATTATTGGTTGATGGTTTATATGAAGACAAGTACGAACATTTTATGGTAGTATGCGTCGAGGGGTGGGGCTAGTAGTGAAAATGAGAGGTATTAACACGTTACCTCTATCTGTTT
The sequence above is drawn from the Asterias rubens chromosome 9, eAstRub1.3, whole genome shotgun sequence genome and encodes:
- the LOC117295140 gene encoding serine/arginine-rich splicing factor 10-like produces the protein MSRRRLSRAPNSSLFVRNVHPDTREDDLRKIFGKYGEISDVYIPLDYYTKEPRGFSYIQYEDERDAEDALYYSDGVRLLGRELEVKYSEGDRKTPDQLRRQAYRGRDRGRRRSRSRSPYRRHSARSRSRSRSCSPQIHNRRHHSRSRPTRSKSRSRSSSPDSRRRSRSRSRSQTRR